From a single Okeanomitos corallinicola TIOX110 genomic region:
- a CDS encoding type II CAAX endopeptidase family protein, with translation MAFFMVWAIFWLPLAVISASVLKLQINKSLQPEQKIPLLVSLYLLAPLIIWGFNWLGFGSFADEGLVRNFSIFASLFLGLGLGILGLIMVFTCQFWLGWCYLETSNIKLIPGILLPISAVALFVGGIEELVFRGFLLTTLDQDYPIWLAAVISSLIFALLHLVWEQQETIPQLPGLWLMGMVLVVARIADSNNLGIAWGLHAGWIWAIATIDTAGLITYTGKASEWLTGKNQKPLAGLTGVLCVLLTGVFIWCFCANVSLPNS, from the coding sequence ATGGCTTTTTTTATGGTTTGGGCAATATTTTGGTTGCCATTGGCAGTGATATCTGCCTCAGTATTGAAGTTGCAGATTAATAAATCCTTACAACCAGAGCAAAAAATACCTTTATTAGTATCTCTCTATTTATTAGCACCTCTAATTATTTGGGGGTTCAATTGGTTAGGATTTGGATCTTTTGCCGATGAGGGATTAGTTAGGAATTTTTCGATTTTTGCTTCCCTATTCCTAGGTTTGGGTTTGGGTATATTGGGGCTAATCATGGTGTTTACCTGCCAATTTTGGTTAGGTTGGTGCTATCTAGAAACATCCAATATCAAATTAATTCCCGGTATTTTGCTACCAATTTCTGCGGTAGCTTTGTTTGTCGGAGGGATAGAAGAGTTAGTGTTTCGGGGTTTTTTACTGACTACTTTAGACCAAGATTACCCGATTTGGTTAGCTGCTGTTATTTCTAGTTTGATTTTTGCTTTACTACATTTAGTTTGGGAACAACAAGAAACCATACCTCAATTACCTGGTTTATGGCTGATGGGAATGGTGTTGGTAGTGGCCAGAATAGCTGATAGCAATAATTTAGGGATAGCTTGGGGACTCCATGCAGGTTGGATCTGGGCGATCGCTACCATAGATACAGCGGGATTAATAACCTACACTGGTAAAGCCTCAGAATGGTTAACTGGTAAAAATCAAAAACCCCTAGCTGGTTTAACTGGGGTTCTCTGTGTTTTGCTTACAGGAGTATTTATTTGGTGTTTCTGTGCAAATGTTAGTCTTCCTAATTCTTGA
- a CDS encoding AbrB family transcriptional regulator, with product MTETATAEYPLLTGKALLNKVKELSHLPRRERARQCGYYTVTKNQQVRVNLTDFYDALLAARGIPLSPESPKDGRGREPTYRVSVHQNRQIVIGATYTKAMGLKPGDEFEIRLGYKHIHLIQLGESDKKLTSSDLDSDEADLENEEE from the coding sequence ATGACTGAAACTGCAACCGCCGAATATCCACTATTAACTGGAAAAGCACTACTAAATAAAGTAAAAGAGCTTTCTCATTTACCACGTCGTGAAAGAGCTAGACAGTGTGGCTATTACACAGTTACAAAGAATCAACAGGTACGTGTTAATCTGACAGATTTTTATGATGCTTTATTGGCAGCAAGAGGTATTCCTCTCAGCCCAGAATCACCTAAAGATGGACGTGGCCGCGAACCGACATATCGGGTAAGTGTTCATCAAAATCGTCAAATTGTCATTGGTGCTACCTATACAAAAGCAATGGGTTTAAAACCAGGAGATGAATTTGAAATTCGGCTCGGTTACAAGCATATTCACTTAATTCAACTAGGTGAAAGTGACAAAAAATTGACTTCTTCAGACCTAGACTCTGATGAAGCTGATTTGGAAAATGAAGAGGAGTAA